One window of Neptuniibacter halophilus genomic DNA carries:
- the icd gene encoding NADP-dependent isocitrate dehydrogenase yields MGYSKISIPEGEKISVNQDYSLVVPDKPIIPYIVGDGIGVDVTPPMLKVVDYAVNKAYGGRRQIAWMEVYAGEKATAVYDQDTWLPDETLRAFKEFVVGIKGPLTTPVGGGIRSLNVALRQELDLYVCQRPVRWFKGVPSPVIKPEDVDMVIYRENSEDIYAGVEWKAGSPEADKVIRFLKEEMGVSKIRFDQNCGIGIKPVSEEGTKRLVRKALQYCIDNDRDSLTLVHKGNIMKFTEGAFKDWGYELARDEFAAEPLDGGPWMQFKNPQNGKQIIVKDVIADAMLQQILLRPAEYDVVATLNLNGDYLSDALAAEVGGIGIAPGANLSDSVAIFEATHGTAPKYAGKDMVNPGSLILSAEMMLRHLGWSEAADLVIKGMDGAIGAKTVTYDFERLMQGATLLSSSEFGDAIIANM; encoded by the coding sequence ATGGGATACAGCAAAATTTCGATTCCAGAAGGTGAGAAAATTTCAGTCAATCAGGATTATTCACTGGTTGTACCTGATAAACCAATCATCCCTTATATTGTCGGTGACGGAATTGGCGTGGATGTTACTCCACCCATGCTGAAGGTGGTCGATTATGCCGTGAATAAAGCTTACGGTGGCCGAAGACAGATCGCCTGGATGGAGGTCTATGCGGGTGAAAAAGCGACTGCAGTTTATGATCAGGATACCTGGCTGCCGGATGAGACTCTGAGAGCTTTTAAAGAGTTTGTTGTAGGCATTAAGGGGCCGTTGACCACGCCGGTAGGTGGAGGCATTCGATCCCTCAATGTGGCACTTCGCCAGGAGCTGGATCTGTATGTCTGCCAGAGACCGGTACGGTGGTTTAAAGGTGTACCAAGCCCGGTTATTAAACCTGAAGATGTCGATATGGTGATCTATCGCGAGAATTCAGAAGATATTTACGCGGGTGTCGAGTGGAAAGCGGGCAGTCCTGAGGCCGATAAAGTGATCCGTTTCCTGAAAGAGGAGATGGGTGTCAGCAAAATTCGCTTCGATCAGAACTGCGGTATCGGTATCAAACCGGTGTCTGAAGAGGGTACCAAGCGGCTGGTCAGAAAAGCGCTGCAGTACTGTATCGACAATGACCGTGATTCCCTGACGCTTGTCCATAAAGGAAACATTATGAAGTTTACCGAAGGGGCTTTTAAAGACTGGGGCTATGAGCTGGCACGGGATGAATTTGCGGCGGAGCCATTGGATGGAGGCCCCTGGATGCAGTTCAAAAATCCGCAGAATGGAAAACAGATCATTGTTAAAGATGTGATCGCTGATGCGATGCTGCAGCAGATCTTACTCCGCCCGGCTGAGTATGATGTGGTTGCCACCCTGAATCTGAATGGTGACTATCTGTCTGATGCGCTGGCCGCAGAAGTGGGGGGGATCGGAATTGCTCCGGGAGCGAACCTCTCAGATAGTGTGGCGATCTTTGAGGCGACACACGGAACGGCGCCTAAATATGCGGGCAAGGATATGGTCAACCCGGGGTCTTTGATTCTGTCTGCAGAGATGATGCTGCGCCACCTGGGGTGGAGCGAAGCAGCAGATCTGGTCATCAAAGGGATGGATGGTGCGATTGGTGCGAAAACCGTCACATACGATTTTGAACGCTTAATGCAGGGGGCAACACTGTTGTCTTCATCTGAATTTGGCGATGCGATTATCGCAAATATGTAA
- the cspD gene encoding cold shock domain-containing protein CspD, translated as MQTGKVKWFNNSKGYGFILSDEHEEDLFAHYSAIDVDGYKSLKAGQKVEFETKPGPKGTHAVQIKPLETQQ; from the coding sequence ATGCAGACAGGGAAAGTAAAGTGGTTCAACAATTCTAAAGGGTACGGTTTTATCCTATCCGACGAACATGAAGAGGATCTCTTTGCCCATTATTCTGCGATCGACGTAGATGGTTACAAAAGCCTCAAAGCTGGCCAGAAGGTCGAGTTTGAAACCAAACCAGGACCCAAGGGAACCCACGCAGTCCAGATTAAACCCTTAGAAACACAACAATAA
- the clpS gene encoding ATP-dependent Clp protease adapter ClpS, which yields MSNEDQPDQDHFDHGLVTEEAKPQLKKPPMYRVVLINDDYTPMDFVVAVLMMFFSMDQEKATQVMLSVHTQGKGVCGIFTRDVAETKAAIVNQYARDNSHPLLCEVEKV from the coding sequence ATGTCTAATGAAGATCAACCGGATCAGGATCATTTTGACCATGGGCTTGTCACAGAGGAGGCTAAACCGCAATTAAAAAAGCCGCCCATGTATCGGGTTGTGCTGATCAATGATGATTACACCCCAATGGATTTTGTTGTGGCTGTGCTGATGATGTTTTTTTCTATGGACCAGGAAAAGGCGACACAGGTGATGCTTTCGGTCCATACTCAGGGAAAAGGAGTTTGCGGGATATTTACCCGTGATGTGGCTGAAACTAAAGCAGCTATAGTTAATCAATATGCCAGAGACAATAGTCATCCTCTGTTATGTGAAGTTGAGAAAGTCTGA